One window of the Desertifilum tharense IPPAS B-1220 genome contains the following:
- a CDS encoding AAA family ATPase gives MKVQSVELKYFKQFRNPPAFDFTDPETGLARDLIVLVGMNGSGKTSLLSAIAATLGTATGRLQQFSDLEWTGFNAELVGNNWGRCEPEINLKVEFSTQEIQAVSEFYQELQENGHDLPVPPAQEHLVALRWNWRDRRVQAESAAELFQFKGREYAKQVQRWKGFSVFERVGTILWYTEQRTATSLTAEDPERRQEITVDVLRDRLSKWRQFHQDIESGKIRQLRPGQKDLYAEIERAYQTFFPERNFEGPVPRENIDDILSEPWFYLYDGKNQYEISEMSGGERAIFPILMDFANWNIHNSVILIDEIELHLHPPMQQAFLRALPKLGKNNQFIITTHSDYIEQLVPDEAQIIRLKV, from the coding sequence ATGAAAGTTCAATCCGTTGAGTTAAAGTATTTCAAACAATTTCGGAATCCTCCAGCCTTTGACTTTACAGATCCAGAGACGGGGCTAGCACGAGATTTGATTGTTTTGGTGGGGATGAATGGCTCTGGAAAGACCAGTCTGTTGAGTGCGATCGCAGCCACATTAGGAACAGCAACTGGACGGTTACAGCAATTTTCTGATTTAGAATGGACGGGATTTAACGCTGAACTGGTTGGCAATAACTGGGGACGATGTGAACCAGAAATCAATTTAAAGGTTGAGTTTTCAACTCAAGAAATTCAAGCGGTTAGCGAGTTTTATCAAGAATTACAAGAAAACGGGCATGACTTGCCTGTACCTCCAGCACAAGAACATCTTGTAGCCTTGAGATGGAACTGGCGAGATCGACGAGTTCAAGCCGAAAGTGCTGCTGAATTATTTCAGTTTAAAGGGCGAGAATATGCCAAACAAGTTCAGCGTTGGAAAGGCTTTTCTGTGTTTGAGCGAGTCGGGACAATTCTTTGGTATACAGAGCAAAGAACTGCAACTAGCTTAACTGCTGAAGATCCCGAACGCAGGCAGGAAATTACGGTGGATGTGTTACGCGATCGCCTTTCTAAATGGCGACAGTTTCATCAAGATATTGAGAGTGGTAAAATTAGGCAATTACGACCTGGACAAAAAGACTTGTATGCTGAAATAGAACGTGCTTATCAAACCTTTTTTCCAGAGCGCAACTTTGAAGGACCTGTTCCCCGCGAAAATATTGATGATATCTTGAGCGAGCCTTGGTTTTATCTTTACGATGGCAAAAATCAGTATGAAATTTCTGAGATGTCTGGTGGGGAAAGAGCTATTTTTCCGATCCTAATGGATTTTGCAAATTGGAATATTCATAATTCAGTTATTTTAATAGATGAAATTGAATTGCATCTGCACCCGCCCATGCAACAAGCTTTTTTAAGGGCTTTACCCAAACTTGGCAAAAATAATCAGTTTATTATTACGACCCATTCCGATTATATCGAGCAGTTAGTGCCAGATGAAGCCCAAATTATTAGACTTAAGGTGTAG
- the aspS gene encoding aspartate--tRNA ligase, with the protein MRTHYCGEIRANHVGETVTLCGWVDRRRDHGGVIFLDLRDRSGVVQIVSDPQRTPDSYHLAETLRNEYVLQITGKVSQRPEDSLNSKLPTGEIEIYAEEIQLLNAIHKQMPFAVADAEAVREELRLKYRYLDLRRDRMSRNLQLRHQVVKAMRRYLEDEYQFIEVETPILTKSTPEGARDYLVPSRVNPGEWFALPQSPQLFKQLLMVSGFDRYYQIARCFRDEDLRADRQPEFTQLDMEMSFMSQEEIINLNEGLVCHIFKSVKDIDLPRPFPRLTYAEAMAKYGSDKPDTRFGLELVDVSDLLQGSGFKVFASAIASGGVVKILPIPNGNEQISNVRIKPGGDLFKEAAEAGAKGLAYIRVREDGEIDTIGAIKDNLSEEQKQELLRRTNAQPGHLLLFAADRTEIVNKTLDRLRLTIGEQLGLIDKTKLNLLWVTDFPMFEWNADEKRLEALHHPFTAPNPEDINDLKTARAQAYDLVLNGTEIGGGSLRIYQREVQERVFEAIGLTPEEARSKFGFLLEAFEYGTPPHGGIAYGLDRLVMLIAGEDSIRDVIAFPKTQQARCLLTDAPSGVDLKQLKELQVQSTHKPKA; encoded by the coding sequence ATGCGTACCCACTATTGCGGCGAAATTCGAGCGAACCACGTTGGCGAAACTGTCACCCTTTGCGGTTGGGTGGATCGTCGCCGCGATCATGGTGGCGTGATATTTCTCGATTTGCGCGATCGCTCTGGCGTGGTGCAAATTGTCAGCGATCCACAACGAACTCCCGATTCTTATCATCTGGCTGAAACCCTGCGGAATGAATATGTTTTGCAAATTACGGGTAAAGTTAGCCAGCGCCCTGAAGACTCTTTAAACTCTAAGCTTCCCACGGGTGAAATTGAGATTTATGCTGAAGAGATTCAACTGCTGAATGCCATTCACAAGCAAATGCCCTTCGCCGTTGCAGATGCAGAGGCGGTGCGCGAAGAGTTGCGCTTGAAATATCGCTATTTAGACTTGCGGCGCGATCGCATGAGCCGTAACTTGCAATTGCGCCATCAAGTGGTGAAAGCCATGCGGCGCTACCTGGAAGATGAATATCAGTTTATTGAAGTTGAAACGCCCATCTTAACCAAATCTACCCCAGAAGGCGCGAGAGATTATCTGGTTCCCAGTCGCGTCAACCCTGGCGAGTGGTTTGCTTTACCCCAATCTCCCCAACTGTTTAAGCAATTGTTGATGGTATCGGGGTTTGACCGTTACTATCAGATTGCGCGTTGTTTCCGCGATGAAGACTTGCGGGCGGATCGCCAACCCGAATTTACCCAGCTTGACATGGAAATGAGCTTCATGTCGCAAGAGGAAATTATTAACCTCAATGAGGGATTGGTTTGTCATATCTTTAAGAGCGTTAAGGATATTGATTTACCGCGTCCTTTCCCGCGCTTAACCTATGCTGAAGCAATGGCGAAGTATGGTAGCGATAAACCTGATACGCGCTTTGGGTTAGAGTTGGTGGATGTTTCCGACTTGTTGCAAGGTTCTGGGTTTAAAGTGTTTGCGAGCGCGATCGCCTCTGGCGGAGTCGTGAAAATCCTCCCTATCCCCAACGGAAACGAGCAAATTTCCAACGTTCGCATTAAACCCGGTGGCGACTTATTCAAAGAAGCCGCAGAAGCCGGGGCGAAAGGACTCGCTTACATCCGCGTGCGCGAAGATGGCGAAATCGATACCATTGGCGCAATTAAAGACAACCTTTCCGAAGAACAAAAACAAGAACTTCTGCGCCGTACTAACGCTCAACCAGGGCACCTGTTACTCTTTGCCGCAGATCGCACTGAAATTGTCAATAAAACTCTCGATCGCTTGCGCCTTACCATTGGCGAACAGTTGGGCTTAATTGACAAAACCAAACTGAATCTGTTGTGGGTAACAGACTTCCCGATGTTTGAATGGAACGCCGACGAAAAGCGCCTAGAAGCCTTACATCACCCCTTCACCGCACCTAACCCCGAAGATATTAACGACTTGAAAACCGCACGGGCACAAGCCTACGATTTGGTTCTCAACGGTACGGAAATCGGTGGCGGAAGCCTGCGGATTTATCAGCGAGAAGTCCAAGAACGGGTGTTTGAAGCGATTGGTTTAACCCCAGAAGAAGCGCGGAGTAAATTTGGTTTCCTCCTCGAAGCTTTTGAATATGGTACTCCTCCCCACGGCGGCATTGCTTACGGTTTAGATCGTTTAGTAATGCTGATTGCGGGTGAAGATTCCATCCGCGATGTGATCGCCTTTCCGAAGACTCAGCAAGCCCGTTGCTTGTTAACCGATGCCCCTTCTGGGGTGGATCTCAAGCAATTGAAGGAATTGCAAGTTCAGTCTACCCATAAGCCCAAAGCTTAA
- a CDS encoding M48 family metalloprotease, producing MNQFKTVALLGLLSALLISISYWAIGGTGGVIFGIALAAIANLSSWYYSDRIALAAYRAQPVTPAQAPELYQMVQRLSQKAGLPMPGVYVVPSTAANAFATGRDPAHAAVAVTQGILRILPEDELEAVIAHELSHVANRDTLTQAVAATVAGAISFLAQFASYAMWFGGSRDRGRGNPLGLLLTVVLAPVAASVIQLAISRTREFAADAGAAKLTGNPRALASALQRLERSAKGMPMEANPAFEPLLIINPFQGDFLGNLFATHPPTQARIENLIKLEQEMGLTRNLF from the coding sequence ATGAATCAATTTAAAACCGTTGCATTACTCGGTCTTCTTAGCGCTTTACTCATTAGTATCAGTTATTGGGCGATTGGGGGGACAGGGGGGGTAATTTTTGGGATTGCTTTAGCTGCGATCGCCAACCTCAGTTCCTGGTACTATTCCGATCGGATTGCCCTAGCCGCCTATCGCGCTCAACCCGTCACTCCGGCCCAAGCTCCTGAATTGTATCAAATGGTGCAACGCCTGAGCCAAAAAGCAGGCCTACCCATGCCTGGAGTTTATGTGGTTCCCTCTACAGCGGCTAACGCGTTCGCCACCGGGCGAGATCCAGCACACGCGGCGGTTGCTGTCACCCAAGGAATTCTCCGCATTTTGCCAGAAGATGAACTTGAGGCGGTAATTGCTCACGAACTCAGCCACGTTGCCAACCGCGATACCCTCACGCAAGCGGTAGCCGCAACGGTTGCGGGTGCCATTTCCTTTTTAGCCCAATTCGCGAGTTATGCCATGTGGTTTGGCGGTTCGCGAGATCGAGGCAGAGGGAATCCCTTGGGACTATTGTTAACCGTAGTATTAGCGCCTGTCGCAGCGAGTGTCATTCAACTGGCGATTTCTCGAACCCGCGAATTTGCAGCCGATGCGGGGGCTGCTAAACTGACGGGAAATCCTCGCGCGTTAGCCAGCGCCCTCCAACGCTTAGAACGCAGTGCGAAGGGGATGCCAATGGAAGCGAACCCGGCGTTTGAACCGCTTTTGATTATTAATCCTTTCCAGGGCGACTTTTTAGGGAATCTGTTTGCCACTCACCCACCAACGCAAGCCCGAATTGAGAATTTAATTAAGCTTGAACAAGAGATGGGTCTAACCCGCAATCTGTTTTAG